A window of Bacillus rossius redtenbacheri isolate Brsri chromosome 4 unlocalized genomic scaffold, Brsri_v3 Brsri_v3_scf4_1, whole genome shotgun sequence contains these coding sequences:
- the LOC134541621 gene encoding somatostatin receptor type 5-like: MAAMVTAWSPADYNASSTTDSFLDDANTSARANASAMDRECDTDQPTLLLITQVLYAAVCIVGLLGNSLVIYVVLRFSKMQTVTNMYIVNLAVADECFLIGVPFLLATMNLRFWPFGNIMCKAYMTTTSVNQFTSSIFLTIMSADRYIAVCHPISAPKIRTPFISKVVSASAWTASALLMIPIFMYANIMESENNISCNILWPESENISSQTAFTLYTFILGFSIPLMLISVFYILVIRKLKTVGPKNKSKEKKKSHRKVTKLVLTVITVYVFCWLPYWLTQVALIFTPPKQCQSRVSITIFLLAGCLSYSNSAMNPILYAFLSDNFKKSFLKACTCATGQDVNNVLHMENSVFPRRQHRQGGSERQRPARTAALEAGGGGETGPLVSKADSSVTTMTMTSRSNITASTDAKDTAGKDPAADTVLKNGQQPTRV, encoded by the coding sequence ATGGCCGCGATGGTGACGGCGTGGTCGCCCGCCGACTACAACGCCTCCTCCACCACGGACAGCTTCCTGGACGACGCGAACACGTCGGCGCGCGCCAACGCGTCGGCGATGGACCGCGAGTGCGACACGGACCAGCCCACGCTGCTGCTCATCACCCAGGTGCTGTACGCGGCCGTCTGCATCGTGGGGCTGCTCGGCAACAGCCTCGTCATCTACGTGGTGCTGCGCTTCTCCAAGATGCAGACAGTCACCAACATGTACATAGTGAACCTCGCCGTGGCGGACGAGTGCTTCCTCATCGGCGTGCCCTTCCTGCTGGCCACCATGAACCTGCGCTTCTGGCCCTTCGGCAACATCATGTGCAAGGCGTACATGACGACGACGAGCGTGAACCAGTTCACCAGCAGCATCTTCCTCACCATCATGAGCGCCGACCGCTACATCGCCGTCTGCCACCCCATCTCCGCGCCCAAGATCCGCACGCCCTTCATCTCCAAGGTGGTGTCCGCCTCGGCGTGGACCGCCAGCGCGCTGCTCATGATCCCCATCTTCATGTACGCCAACATCATGGAGAGCGAGAACAACATCAGCTGCAACATCCTGTGGCCCGAGAGCGAGAACATCAGCAGCCAGACCGCCTTCACGCTCTACACCTTCATCCTGGGCTTCTCCATCCCGCTCATGCTCATCTCCGTGTTCTACATCCTGGTGATCAGGAAGCTGAAGACGGTCGGGCCCAAGAACAAGTCCAAGGAGAAGAAGAAGTCGCACCGCAAGGTGACCAAGCTGGTGCTGACGGTGATCACGGTGTACGTGTTCTGCTGGCTGCCGTACTGGCTGACGCAGGTGGCGCTGATCTTCACGCCGCCAAAGCAGTGCCAGTCGCGGGTGTCCATCACCATCTTCCTGCTGGCGGGCTGCCTGAGCTACTCCAACTCGGCCATGAACCCCATCCTGTACGCCTTCCTCAGCGACAACTTCAAGAAGAGCTTCCTGAAGGCGTGCACGTGCGCCACGGGGCAGGACGTGAACAACGTGCTGCACATGGAGAACAGCGTGTTCCCGCGGCGGCAGCACCGGCAGGGCGGGTCGGAGCGCCAGCGGCCCGCCAGGACGGCGGCGCTGGAggcgggcgggggcggcgagACGGGCCCGCTGGTCAGCAAGGCGGACAGCTCCGTCACCACCATGACCATGACCTCGCGCTCCAACATCACCGCCAGCACGGACGCCAAGGACACGGCCGGCAAGGACCCGGCCGCCGACACGGTGCTCAAGAACGGCCAGCAGCCCACCCGGGTGTAG